One window of the Candidozyma auris chromosome 6, complete sequence genome contains the following:
- the HRT1 gene encoding SCF ubiquitin ligase complex subunit HRT1 produces the protein MNEDDKIDIDSQPRPESYERSGDDEKETPQPNDRNTILVQDQLEKDGNTKRKQRFEVKKWTAVAFWSWDIVVETCAICRNHLMEPCIECQPNSINNSADNCIAAWGVCNHAFHMHCIQRWLKSRAVCPLDNKDWTYQKFGS, from the coding sequence ATGAACGAGGATGACAAGATAGACATCGATAGCCAACCACGGCCAGAGTCTTACGAAAGGTCTGGTGATGACGAGAAAGAAACCCCTCAACCTAATGACCGCAATACCATACTTGTCCAGGATCAGCTTGAGAAGGACGGAAATACGAAGAGAAAACAGCGATTTGAAGTAAAGAAGTGGACAGCTGTGGCATTCTGGTCGTGGGatattgttgttgagaCGTGCGCCATTTGTCGTAACCACTTGATGGAGCCATGTATTGAATGCCAACCCAATAGTATCAACAACTCAGCTGACAACTGTATTGCTGCATGGGGTGTTTGTAATCACGCTTTCCACATGCATTGCATTCAGAGGTGGTTGAAGCTGAGAGCGGTATGCCCATTGGATAACAAAGATTGGACATATCAAAAGTTTGGTTCATGA